In Sphingomonas sp. LR60, the following are encoded in one genomic region:
- the bioD gene encoding dethiobiotin synthase — protein MSGTIIVTGTDTDVGKTVFAAALTVALGARYWKPVQAGLADGSDAGSVVQLGVDAAKVVPEAYRLATPCSPHRAAEIDGVTIDPAGLALPTGDGPLVVEGAGGVLVPLTRGWSFADQAAAWGRPVVLVARTALGTINHSLLSIEALRARGVPLLGVAFIGDAVEDSEDVIAEIGKVRRLGRLPRLADLNAATLAAAFAAHFDIGDFR, from the coding sequence ATGAGCGGGACGATCATCGTCACCGGCACCGACACCGATGTCGGCAAGACCGTGTTCGCCGCCGCGCTGACCGTCGCGCTCGGCGCCCGCTATTGGAAGCCGGTGCAGGCCGGCTTGGCGGACGGCAGCGATGCGGGCAGCGTCGTGCAGCTCGGCGTCGACGCGGCGAAGGTCGTGCCGGAGGCGTATCGCCTCGCCACGCCGTGTTCGCCGCACCGCGCCGCCGAGATCGATGGCGTGACGATCGATCCCGCGGGGCTCGCGTTGCCGACGGGTGACGGGCCGTTGGTGGTCGAGGGTGCGGGCGGGGTGCTGGTGCCGCTGACCCGGGGTTGGTCGTTCGCCGATCAGGCGGCGGCCTGGGGTCGGCCCGTGGTGCTGGTCGCGCGCACCGCGCTTGGGACGATCAACCACAGCCTGTTGTCGATCGAGGCGTTGCGCGCGCGCGGCGTGCCGCTGCTCGGCGTCGCGTTCATCGGGGATGCGGTCGAAGACAGCGAGGACGTGATCGCGGAGATCGGCAAGGTACGTCGGCTCGGGCGGCTGCCTCGGCTCGCCGACCTCAACGCCGCGACGCTCGCCGCCGCCTTTGCCGCGCATTTCGATATCGGGGATTTCCGGTGA
- a CDS encoding alpha-amylase family glycosyl hydrolase has protein sequence MTMQQRLEAIAPRLRRQLARLYPDHDGAALWATIEALLHARAGERPPALQALDDARVADPDWFVRADMVGYSTYVDRFGGTVNGLAAHVDHLEALGVRYLHVLALLKAREGDSDGGFAVADYRSIEPSLGTMADVERLTERLRAARISLCVDLALNHTADDHEWAKAARAGDPFYRDFYMVVDDAEAAARNAELPQVFPTTAPGNFTHVPEMGGNVWTTFYPFQWDLNWRNPQVFVAMLDAALRLANHGFEAFRLDSTAFLWKQSGTTCRNLPQAHYIVRGLRAALDIVAPATLLKAEAIVPTAFVPPYFGMDEGDGFEPECHLVYNNSLMVAGWVGLAERSAQLPAAIVAASGGLPSGANWLSYARCHDDIGWGAVLGDLRAIDPAPEARLRAAAAFLHGAGDSWARGVPFQSDGAALHGTNGTLASLAGLEAAQDDDAREAALRRIALLNALSIASGGVATTYMGDEAGLLNDYAYADDPELAHEGRWIHRPPMDWWALETPAALRISGDLTALRDARIASGGAGAPTLIATADAALLGVACGRDRVFLNFSEREIAVAETGRDRLTGALVDAVPAWGVVWLEGEGERAHRSLEARPVLAVRAELVEARAP, from the coding sequence ATGACCATGCAGCAGCGCCTGGAGGCGATCGCACCGCGGCTGCGTCGCCAGCTTGCGCGGCTCTATCCCGATCACGATGGCGCCGCGCTGTGGGCGACGATCGAGGCGCTGCTCCACGCGCGTGCCGGGGAACGCCCGCCAGCGTTGCAGGCGCTCGACGACGCGCGGGTCGCCGATCCCGACTGGTTCGTGCGCGCCGACATGGTCGGCTATTCGACCTATGTCGATCGCTTCGGCGGGACGGTGAACGGGCTTGCCGCGCACGTCGACCATCTGGAGGCGCTGGGGGTGCGCTACCTCCACGTCCTCGCGCTGCTCAAGGCGCGTGAGGGCGACAGCGACGGCGGGTTCGCGGTCGCCGATTATCGGAGCATCGAGCCGTCGCTCGGTACGATGGCCGATGTCGAGCGGCTTACCGAGCGGCTGCGCGCGGCGCGGATCAGCCTGTGCGTCGACCTCGCGCTCAACCACACCGCCGACGACCATGAGTGGGCGAAGGCGGCGCGCGCGGGCGATCCTTTCTACCGCGACTTCTACATGGTGGTCGACGATGCCGAGGCGGCGGCGCGCAATGCCGAACTGCCGCAGGTTTTCCCGACCACCGCGCCGGGCAATTTCACGCACGTGCCCGAAATGGGCGGCAACGTCTGGACGACCTTCTATCCGTTCCAATGGGATTTAAACTGGCGCAACCCGCAGGTGTTCGTCGCGATGCTCGACGCTGCGCTACGCCTCGCCAACCACGGCTTCGAGGCGTTCCGGCTCGACAGCACGGCCTTCCTGTGGAAGCAGTCGGGGACGACGTGCCGCAACCTTCCGCAGGCGCATTACATCGTACGCGGGCTGCGCGCCGCGCTCGACATCGTCGCGCCCGCGACCTTGCTCAAGGCGGAGGCGATCGTGCCGACCGCGTTCGTCCCGCCCTATTTCGGGATGGACGAGGGCGACGGGTTCGAGCCCGAATGCCATCTGGTCTACAACAATTCGCTGATGGTCGCCGGCTGGGTCGGGCTCGCGGAGCGATCCGCGCAACTGCCCGCGGCGATCGTCGCGGCGAGCGGCGGACTGCCGTCGGGCGCGAATTGGCTGAGCTATGCGCGCTGCCACGACGATATCGGCTGGGGCGCGGTGCTCGGCGATCTGCGCGCGATCGACCCGGCGCCCGAGGCGCGACTGCGCGCCGCCGCCGCCTTCCTGCACGGCGCGGGCGACAGTTGGGCGCGCGGGGTGCCGTTCCAGTCGGACGGCGCGGCCTTGCACGGCACCAACGGCACGCTCGCGTCGCTCGCCGGGCTGGAGGCGGCGCAGGACGATGACGCGCGCGAGGCCGCGTTGCGGCGGATCGCGCTGCTCAACGCGCTGTCGATCGCCAGCGGCGGGGTCGCGACGACCTATATGGGTGACGAGGCCGGGCTGCTGAACGATTACGCTTATGCCGACGATCCCGAGCTGGCGCATGAGGGTCGCTGGATCCACCGACCGCCGATGGACTGGTGGGCGCTGGAGACGCCGGCGGCGCTGCGGATCAGCGGCGACCTTACCGCCTTGCGTGATGCGCGGATCGCGAGCGGAGGTGCGGGGGCGCCGACGCTGATCGCGACCGCGGACGCCGCGTTGCTGGGAGTTGCGTGCGGGCGCGACCGGGTGTTCCTCAACTTCAGCGAGCGCGAGATCGCGGTGGCGGAGACCGGGCGTGACCGGCTGACCGGCGCGCTTGTCGACGCCGTGCCGGCATGGGGGGTCGTGTGGCTGGAGGGTGAAGGCGAGCGGGCGCATCGTTCGCTGGAGGCCCGCCCCGTTCTTGCCGTTCGTGCTGAGCTTGTCGAAGCACGCGCCCCGTAA
- a CDS encoding TonB-dependent siderophore receptor: protein MTLRFRLLASIPALLIAGAAHAQVPQSDTSTSANPPEATAAEDIVVTGVAQGRNRLDTSVSVSSLDADLTAKIPPRNTAEILRNLPGVRVEASGGEGNANISVRGLPVASGGSKFLQLQEDGLPVLEFGDIIFGNADIFIRNDLSLARIESVRGGSASTFASNSPGGIINFISKTGEQEGGSFQLSSGIDYREYRADFAYGGHIDAKTRYELSGFYRLGDGPRDVGYDAMRGGQIKANITREFDRGYVRVYGKYLDDRSIAYLPNPVRVTGGNDDPTYTNVPGFSINEDTLHSRYIGSLLTLDGNNKPVRRNIGDGMHPVVKSVGFEGQFEIADGWNLTERFRYSDISGDFVSPFPAAVGDAQTTANGFAGAGAQLYYASGPLSGQRIASPGTVGGNGLLASVVLFDVDLKSLNNITNDLRLNGKVELGGGAVSIAAGIYNSRQDVKTDWLWTSFFQTVQGDGRSVLVDIRNAAGVSQTAGGTLYSASFFGNCCRRSYDMRYTTNAPFAQLGFEVGRLNIDGSVRYDFGSAKGSIAGDLPGAVTTRAQDMNGDGVISAAEQTVAFLPNNRTGIDYDYSYLSYSAGVNYRLSDTLAAFARYSRGGRVNADRLLFGPTINLQTGGLVPGAKPYDFVKQAEGGLKFSSGPIGLYATVFNAKTQETNYLLSQQQFTSRNYEATGVELEGRFRHGPFSLTAAGTYTDAKITRDATDATLNGNRPQRQAAFVYQATPQLDFGRVSFGANVIGTTSSYTQPVNQLKMPAYTQVNGFLLVRAADNVSFNLNANNIFNVKGITEAEDAAIPSNQLVRARSINGRTIAASVRFDF, encoded by the coding sequence ATGACACTGCGCTTCCGCCTGCTCGCTTCGATCCCCGCGTTGCTGATCGCCGGTGCGGCGCACGCGCAAGTCCCGCAGAGCGACACCAGCACTTCTGCCAATCCGCCCGAGGCCACTGCGGCCGAAGACATCGTCGTCACCGGCGTGGCACAGGGACGCAACCGGCTGGATACGTCGGTGTCGGTCAGCTCGCTCGATGCCGACCTGACCGCGAAGATCCCGCCGCGCAACACCGCGGAAATCCTCCGCAATCTGCCCGGCGTTCGCGTCGAAGCGTCGGGCGGCGAGGGCAATGCCAATATCTCGGTGCGCGGCCTGCCGGTCGCGTCGGGCGGCTCGAAGTTCCTGCAATTGCAGGAAGACGGCCTGCCGGTGCTCGAATTCGGCGACATCATCTTCGGCAATGCCGACATCTTCATCCGCAACGATTTGTCGCTCGCCCGCATCGAGTCGGTACGCGGCGGATCGGCGTCGACCTTCGCGAGCAACTCGCCGGGCGGCATCATCAACTTCATCTCGAAGACCGGCGAGCAGGAAGGGGGCTCGTTCCAGCTTTCCTCGGGCATCGACTATCGCGAATATCGGGCCGACTTCGCGTACGGCGGGCACATCGATGCCAAGACCCGCTACGAATTGAGCGGTTTCTACCGGCTTGGTGACGGTCCGCGCGACGTCGGCTACGACGCGATGCGCGGCGGGCAGATCAAGGCCAACATCACCCGCGAGTTCGACCGCGGCTATGTCCGCGTCTACGGCAAGTATCTCGACGATCGCAGCATCGCCTATCTGCCCAACCCGGTGCGCGTGACCGGTGGCAACGACGACCCGACCTACACCAACGTGCCCGGCTTCTCGATCAACGAGGACACGCTGCACAGCCGCTACATCGGTTCGTTACTGACGCTTGACGGCAACAACAAGCCGGTGCGTCGCAACATCGGCGACGGGATGCATCCGGTCGTCAAGTCGGTCGGGTTCGAGGGCCAGTTCGAGATCGCCGACGGTTGGAACCTTACCGAGCGGTTCCGCTATTCGGACATCTCCGGCGACTTCGTCTCGCCCTTCCCCGCCGCCGTCGGCGATGCGCAGACCACGGCCAATGGCTTCGCCGGCGCGGGCGCTCAGCTTTACTATGCCAGCGGCCCGCTTTCGGGGCAGCGGATCGCCAGCCCGGGAACGGTCGGCGGCAACGGCCTACTCGCCAGCGTGGTGCTGTTCGACGTCGACCTGAAGAGCCTGAACAACATCACCAACGATCTGCGCCTGAACGGCAAGGTCGAGCTGGGCGGTGGCGCGGTGTCGATCGCGGCGGGCATCTACAATTCGCGGCAGGACGTGAAGACCGACTGGCTGTGGACCTCGTTCTTCCAGACCGTTCAGGGTGACGGCCGATCGGTGCTGGTCGACATCCGCAACGCCGCGGGCGTGTCGCAGACCGCCGGAGGGACGCTGTATTCGGCGTCGTTCTTCGGCAATTGCTGCCGCCGCAGCTATGACATGCGCTACACCACCAATGCGCCGTTCGCGCAGCTCGGCTTCGAGGTCGGGCGGCTGAACATCGACGGCAGCGTCCGCTACGACTTCGGTTCGGCCAAGGGGAGCATCGCGGGCGACCTGCCCGGTGCGGTCACGACGCGCGCGCAGGACATGAACGGCGATGGCGTGATCTCCGCCGCCGAGCAGACGGTGGCGTTCCTGCCCAACAACCGGACCGGCATCGACTACGACTATAGCTATCTCTCCTATTCGGCGGGCGTGAACTATCGGCTGAGTGACACGCTGGCGGCGTTCGCGCGCTACAGCCGGGGCGGGCGCGTCAATGCCGACCGACTGCTGTTCGGCCCGACGATCAACCTGCAGACCGGCGGCCTCGTCCCGGGTGCCAAGCCCTACGACTTCGTGAAGCAGGCGGAGGGCGGGCTGAAATTCTCGTCCGGGCCGATCGGCCTGTATGCCACGGTGTTCAACGCGAAGACGCAGGAAACCAACTATCTGCTGTCGCAGCAGCAGTTCACCAGCCGCAATTACGAGGCGACCGGCGTCGAGCTGGAAGGCCGCTTCCGCCACGGGCCGTTCTCGCTGACCGCCGCGGGCACCTATACCGATGCCAAGATCACGCGCGACGCGACCGACGCGACGCTGAACGGCAACCGGCCGCAGCGGCAGGCCGCGTTCGTCTATCAGGCGACCCCGCAGCTCGACTTCGGGCGCGTCAGCTTCGGCGCGAACGTGATCGGCACCACCTCCAGCTACACGCAGCCGGTCAACCAGTTGAAGATGCCCGCCTACACGCAGGTCAACGGCTTCCTGCTGGTGCGCGCGGCGGATAACGTCAGCTTCAACCTGAATGCCAACAACATCTTCAACGTAAAGGGCATCACCGAGGCCGAGGACGCCGCGATCCCGTCGAACCAGCTGGTGCGGGCGCGGTCGATCAACGGCCGGACGATCGCCGCATCGGTGCGGTTCGATTTCTGA
- a CDS encoding efflux RND transporter periplasmic adaptor subunit, producing the protein MGPKTGFAVAAMMLVPLAACGGGNDAEKQQQQQQAQAGPPQVSVLAVQPQSVTLTTTLPGRTTAFETSEVRPQVNGLVTARLFTEGDLVRAGQPLYRVDSQPYQAQVASARAAVARARAAIASSAALQRRYGELVKINAIARQDYENAVTTAAQAQADVAAQQAALRSAQIDLARTTIRAPISGRIGRSVATTGALVSAAQTTPLTTIQRLDPIYVDVSQSSADLLKLRQQIAAGDLARGGTAARVRLRLEDGSVYPIEGKLQFADVSVDPNTGTQTIRALFPNPKGLLLPGMYVRAELVEGTKDNAILVPQRAVTRDERGNPTALVVGADGKLQPRQLTAPRTIGEDWLVTAGLNPGDKVVMEGAMMLRPGMPVKAVPYNPNAKPAQPGAPGGAAQGQQAQGK; encoded by the coding sequence ATGGGGCCGAAAACGGGGTTCGCGGTCGCCGCGATGATGCTGGTGCCGCTTGCGGCGTGCGGCGGCGGGAACGACGCCGAAAAACAGCAGCAACAACAGCAGGCTCAGGCCGGGCCGCCGCAAGTGAGCGTGCTGGCCGTGCAGCCGCAGTCGGTAACGCTGACCACGACCTTGCCGGGGCGGACGACCGCCTTCGAAACGTCGGAGGTGCGTCCGCAGGTCAACGGCCTCGTCACTGCGCGCCTTTTCACCGAGGGCGACCTCGTTCGCGCCGGGCAGCCGCTCTACCGCGTCGACTCGCAGCCGTACCAGGCGCAGGTCGCCAGCGCGCGTGCCGCCGTGGCGCGCGCCCGCGCGGCGATCGCGTCGAGCGCCGCGCTCCAGCGCCGCTACGGCGAGCTGGTCAAGATCAACGCGATCGCGCGGCAGGATTACGAGAACGCGGTCACGACCGCCGCGCAGGCGCAGGCGGACGTCGCCGCGCAGCAGGCGGCGCTGCGGTCGGCGCAGATCGATCTCGCCCGCACCACGATCCGTGCGCCGATCTCCGGCCGGATCGGCCGATCGGTGGCGACCACCGGCGCGCTGGTCAGCGCGGCGCAGACCACGCCGCTGACCACGATCCAGCGGCTCGACCCGATCTACGTCGACGTCTCGCAATCGAGCGCCGACCTGCTCAAGCTGCGTCAGCAGATTGCCGCCGGCGATCTGGCGCGCGGCGGCACCGCGGCGCGCGTCCGGCTGCGGCTGGAGGACGGCTCGGTCTATCCGATCGAGGGCAAGCTGCAGTTCGCCGACGTCAGCGTCGACCCGAACACCGGCACGCAGACGATCCGCGCATTGTTCCCGAACCCCAAGGGGCTGTTGCTGCCGGGCATGTATGTCCGCGCCGAACTGGTCGAGGGGACGAAGGACAATGCGATCCTGGTGCCGCAGCGCGCGGTCACGCGTGACGAGCGCGGCAATCCCACTGCTCTGGTCGTCGGTGCCGACGGCAAGCTCCAGCCGCGCCAGCTGACCGCACCGCGCACGATCGGCGAGGACTGGCTGGTCACCGCCGGGCTCAATCCGGGCGACAAGGTGGTCATGGAGGGCGCGATGATGCTGCGCCCCGGGATGCCCGTGAAGGCCGTCCCGTACAATCCGAATGCCAAGCCCGCCCAACCCGGTGCGCCGGGCGGTGCCGCGCAGGGCCAGCAGGCCCAGGGGAAGTAA
- a CDS encoding MFS transporter, with product MTKPRLSLARIVEMNLGFLGLQFSFGLQQANMAPIYGYLGADEASLPLLWLAGPMTGLLVQPLIGAMSDRTNTRLGRRTPYFLIGAVLCSLCLFAMPYSRALWIAASLLWILDAANNVTMEPYRAYVGDRLAEEQRATGFLTQSAFTGLAQTLSYLAPSLLVWIGFNKDAVDANGIPDITRIAFLIGAVLSLSTILWSVWRVPELPLPPEEQARLAAEPLTLRATLADLRSALVEMPKPMRQLALAMLCQWYAMFAYWQFITFALARSLHGTVETGSTAFRDTVLTVGQLGAFYNAVAFVAALALMPLAKRYGAKAVHACCLAASGAAMLAIPALPSEGWLFVAMIGIGIGWAGMMGNPYIMLTGMIPPARNGVYMGIFNMFIVIPMMIESLSIPLFYRNLLGGDARVVIVLGGVLMLVGAVATVMVGRGARGRVVA from the coding sequence ATGACCAAGCCTCGCCTGTCGCTGGCCCGGATCGTCGAGATGAACCTCGGCTTCCTCGGGCTGCAATTCTCGTTCGGGCTGCAACAGGCCAATATGGCGCCGATCTACGGCTATCTCGGTGCCGACGAGGCCAGCCTGCCGCTGCTGTGGCTCGCTGGCCCCATGACCGGGCTGCTCGTCCAGCCGCTGATCGGCGCGATGAGCGATCGGACGAACACGCGGCTCGGGCGCCGCACGCCGTATTTCCTGATCGGCGCGGTGCTGTGCAGCCTGTGCCTGTTCGCGATGCCGTACAGCCGCGCTCTATGGATCGCGGCGAGCCTGTTGTGGATCCTCGACGCCGCGAACAACGTGACGATGGAGCCGTATCGCGCCTATGTCGGCGACCGGCTCGCGGAGGAGCAGCGCGCGACCGGGTTCCTGACGCAATCGGCGTTCACCGGGCTGGCGCAGACGCTGTCGTATCTCGCGCCGTCGTTGCTGGTGTGGATCGGTTTCAACAAGGATGCGGTCGATGCCAATGGCATTCCCGACATCACGCGGATCGCGTTCCTGATCGGTGCGGTGCTGTCGCTTTCGACGATCCTCTGGTCGGTCTGGCGCGTCCCCGAACTGCCCTTGCCGCCGGAGGAGCAGGCGCGGCTGGCGGCCGAGCCGCTGACGCTGCGTGCGACGCTGGCCGATCTGAGATCCGCCTTGGTCGAAATGCCGAAGCCGATGCGGCAGCTCGCGCTGGCGATGCTGTGCCAATGGTATGCGATGTTCGCCTATTGGCAGTTCATCACCTTCGCGCTGGCACGCTCGCTTCACGGCACCGTCGAAACCGGCAGCACCGCGTTCCGCGACACCGTGTTGACGGTCGGGCAATTGGGCGCCTTCTACAATGCGGTCGCGTTCGTCGCCGCGCTGGCGCTGATGCCGCTGGCGAAGCGCTATGGCGCGAAGGCGGTCCATGCCTGCTGCCTCGCTGCCTCGGGCGCGGCGATGCTGGCGATCCCGGCGTTGCCGTCGGAGGGCTGGTTGTTCGTCGCGATGATCGGCATCGGCATCGGCTGGGCGGGGATGATGGGCAATCCGTACATCATGCTTACGGGCATGATCCCGCCGGCGCGCAACGGCGTCTATATGGGCATCTTCAACATGTTCATCGTCATCCCGATGATGATCGAAAGCCTGTCGATCCCGCTGTTCTATCGCAACCTGCTGGGCGGCGATGCCCGCGTAGTGATCGTGCTGGGCGGGGTGCTGATGCTGGTCGGCGCGGTCGCGACGGTGATGGTCGGGCGCGGCGCGCGCGGGCGGGTGGTGGCGTAG
- a CDS encoding TetR/AcrR family transcriptional regulator, whose amino-acid sequence MAKLSERSGVLVGQIYRDFANKEAIVAALVEHDLDEFLAGDELCAARCTADRTMVRDWIARFIACNDLNDTRLIAEIMAEANRNQRIAEIFDAMDDRLRGQLVRALKIIVPAAHDEGRLARLGESILIMAGGMCQRRLMNARCTDPEVLKLLMDFIDGEIAAIERDQGPVADPRP is encoded by the coding sequence ATGGCCAAACTCTCCGAGCGATCGGGTGTATTGGTCGGTCAGATCTATCGTGACTTCGCCAACAAGGAGGCGATCGTCGCCGCCTTGGTCGAACACGATCTCGACGAGTTTCTGGCTGGTGACGAACTGTGTGCGGCGCGTTGCACGGCCGATCGCACGATGGTGCGCGACTGGATCGCGCGCTTCATTGCGTGCAACGACCTGAACGACACGCGGCTGATTGCCGAAATCATGGCCGAGGCGAACCGCAACCAGCGGATCGCCGAGATCTTCGATGCGATGGACGATCGTCTGCGCGGGCAACTCGTGCGGGCGTTGAAGATCATCGTTCCCGCCGCGCACGACGAGGGGAGGCTCGCACGGCTCGGCGAGTCGATCCTCATCATGGCGGGCGGCATGTGCCAGCGGCGGCTGATGAACGCGCGGTGCACCGATCCGGAGGTGCTTAAGTTATTGATGGACTTCATCGATGGCGAGATTGCCGCGATCGAGCGCGATCAGGGTCCAGTCGCCGACCCGCGACCATGA
- the maiA gene encoding maleylacetoacetate isomerase, giving the protein MTATPDVPVLHGYFRSTAAYRVRIALNLKQLAWRDAFHHLRHGEQRAPDYLRLNPQGLVPALEWNGAVLTQSLAICDYLDERIPAPPLLPADPVARAQVRAFAQVIACDTHPVQNLRVLQRLRAAGLDEAAVNAWAHDTIADGLAACDALIAGQAGPYCFGAQVSLADLCLVPQLVNARRFGVALAWPRLLAVEAACLALPAFADAAPERQPDAE; this is encoded by the coding sequence ATGACCGCGACGCCCGACGTGCCGGTGCTCCACGGCTATTTCCGCTCGACCGCCGCCTATCGCGTGCGGATCGCGCTCAACCTCAAGCAGCTGGCGTGGCGGGACGCCTTCCACCATCTGCGCCACGGCGAGCAGCGTGCGCCAGATTACCTGCGGCTCAACCCGCAAGGCCTGGTGCCGGCGCTGGAATGGAACGGCGCGGTGCTGACGCAGAGCCTCGCGATCTGCGACTATCTGGACGAGCGCATCCCTGCGCCGCCATTGCTCCCCGCCGATCCGGTCGCGCGTGCGCAGGTGCGCGCGTTCGCGCAGGTGATCGCATGCGACACGCATCCGGTGCAGAACCTGCGCGTCTTGCAACGGCTGCGCGCCGCTGGGCTCGACGAGGCCGCGGTCAATGCGTGGGCGCACGACACGATCGCCGACGGGCTCGCCGCCTGCGACGCGCTGATCGCAGGGCAGGCGGGGCCCTATTGCTTCGGCGCGCAGGTGTCGCTCGCCGACCTTTGCCTCGTTCCGCAACTGGTGAACGCGCGGCGGTTCGGGGTCGCGCTGGCGTGGCCGCGGCTGCTCGCGGTGGAGGCGGCGTGCCTCGCGCTGCCCGCGTTCGCCGATGCCGCCCCGGAGCGGCAGCCGGACGCGGAATAG
- a CDS encoding LacI family DNA-binding transcriptional regulator, with the protein MKLADLAVMAGVSTATVSRALSGHPSVSKTTQERIRALAREHGVRPNQLARNLRMRSTGAIALAMPLGHARTQHLTDPFFLSLLGFLADLLVDRGYDILLSRVLPENDEWLDRLVDSGRVDGVLLVGQSDQYDTIERVAARYAPLVVWGVNRPDQKHLTIGSDNILGGRIAGTHLLGLGRSRLLFLGDPAPPEFADRLSGFRDAAGTMPVEVLSCEMDPDAVHAAVRTRLAKGDAPDAIFAASDVAAMSALRALTEAGLDVPGDVAVIGYDDVTLAAHTSPPLTTIRQDLVTGTRLMVETLLRRIAGEPASSEIVAPELIVRTSA; encoded by the coding sequence ATGAAGCTGGCCGATCTTGCAGTAATGGCAGGGGTTTCGACGGCGACCGTGTCTCGCGCGCTGTCCGGCCACCCCTCGGTCAGCAAGACCACGCAGGAGCGCATCCGCGCGCTGGCCCGCGAACATGGCGTGCGCCCCAACCAGCTCGCGCGCAACTTGCGGATGCGCAGCACCGGCGCGATCGCGCTCGCCATGCCGCTGGGCCATGCGCGCACCCAGCATTTGACCGATCCGTTCTTCCTGAGTCTGCTGGGCTTCCTCGCCGATCTGCTGGTGGATCGCGGCTATGACATCTTGCTGTCGCGCGTGCTGCCCGAGAACGACGAGTGGCTCGACCGGCTGGTCGACAGCGGGCGCGTCGATGGTGTGCTGCTGGTCGGGCAATCGGACCAATATGACACGATCGAGCGTGTCGCCGCACGCTATGCGCCACTGGTCGTCTGGGGGGTCAACCGGCCGGACCAGAAGCATTTGACGATCGGATCGGACAACATCCTGGGTGGCCGGATCGCGGGGACGCATCTGCTCGGGCTTGGGCGCAGCCGGCTGTTGTTCCTCGGCGATCCCGCGCCTCCCGAATTCGCGGATCGGCTGTCGGGGTTCCGGGACGCCGCCGGTACGATGCCGGTCGAGGTGCTCTCGTGCGAGATGGACCCGGATGCGGTCCATGCCGCCGTGCGCACGCGGCTGGCGAAAGGTGACGCGCCTGATGCGATCTTCGCCGCTTCGGACGTTGCTGCGATGAGCGCGTTGCGCGCGCTGACCGAGGCCGGGCTCGACGTGCCGGGTGACGTCGCGGTGATCGGCTATGACGACGTCACGCTCGCCGCGCATACGTCACCCCCGCTGACGACGATCCGTCAGGATCTGGTGACGGGGACGCGGCTGATGGTCGAAACGCTGCTCCGGCGAATCGCCGGGGAGCCCGCATCCAGCGAGATCGTCGCTCCGGAACTGATCGTCCGCACCTCTGCCTAA
- a CDS encoding 8-amino-7-oxononanoate synthase: MQLVAQRAHLSALADAGRLRTLAPRRGVDLSSNDYLALSTAPRLVAAAQTALAQGVALGSGGSRLLRGNDAEHEALEDEAAAFFGAETALSFGSGYAANTALLSSVPQPGDLIVHDALVHASMHDGMRLGRATCVAAAHGDPQAADDAIAAWRRGGGTGTPWIAVESLYSMDGDLTDVAAYLGVADRHDALLVVDEAHATGVWGEYGRGAAEAWHGRDNLVTLNTFGKALGCEGAVLCGPAIVRDFLVARARPFIFSTAPSPLAAAVARESLRIVRDEPERRAKLYALIDAARRHLAPLGARVESQIVPLVIGDDRETMRVAAAVQAAGFDVRGIRPPTVPAGTARLRIALTLHVTEAEIAALANVLKEVLP; this comes from the coding sequence ATGCAGCTTGTCGCCCAACGCGCCCATCTCTCCGCGCTCGCCGACGCCGGACGCCTGCGCACGCTCGCCCCGCGCCGCGGCGTCGATCTGTCCTCGAACGATTATCTGGCGCTGTCGACCGCACCGCGGCTGGTGGCAGCGGCACAGACCGCCCTGGCACAGGGCGTCGCGCTCGGCTCGGGCGGGTCGCGGCTGTTGCGCGGCAACGACGCCGAGCATGAGGCGCTGGAAGACGAGGCGGCGGCGTTCTTCGGCGCGGAGACGGCGTTGTCGTTCGGCTCCGGCTATGCCGCGAATACCGCGCTGCTGTCGTCGGTGCCGCAACCCGGCGACCTGATCGTGCACGACGCGCTGGTCCACGCCAGTATGCACGACGGGATGCGGCTCGGTCGGGCGACGTGCGTCGCGGCGGCGCATGGCGATCCGCAGGCCGCCGACGACGCGATCGCGGCGTGGCGCAGGGGTGGCGGCACCGGCACGCCGTGGATCGCGGTGGAAAGCCTGTACAGCATGGACGGCGACCTGACCGACGTCGCCGCCTATCTGGGGGTCGCCGACCGTCACGACGCGCTGCTGGTCGTCGACGAGGCGCACGCGACCGGCGTGTGGGGCGAGTACGGACGCGGCGCGGCGGAGGCGTGGCACGGGCGCGATAACCTCGTGACGCTCAACACCTTCGGCAAGGCGCTGGGGTGCGAGGGCGCGGTGCTGTGCGGGCCGGCGATCGTCCGCGACTTTCTGGTCGCGCGCGCACGGCCGTTCATCTTCTCGACCGCGCCGTCGCCGCTCGCCGCCGCAGTGGCGCGTGAGAGCCTGCGCATCGTCCGTGACGAGCCGGAGCGGCGCGCGAAGCTTTACGCGTTGATCGACGCGGCGCGGCGGCATCTCGCCCCGCTCGGCGCGCGCGTCGAATCGCAGATCGTGCCGCTGGTGATCGGCGACGACCGGGAGACGATGCGCGTCGCCGCCGCCGTGCAGGCGGCGGGGTTCGACGTGCGCGGTATCCGGCCGCCGACCGTTCCGGCGGGCACCGCGCGGCTGCGGATCGCGCTGACGCTCCATGTCACCGAGGCGGAGATCGCCGCGCTGGCGAATGTGTTGAAGGAGGTACTGCCATGA